The Terriglobus tenax genome contains a region encoding:
- the folP gene encoding dihydropteroate synthase, producing the protein MGFAKRNRFAWQLRSRTLTLGERTRVMGIVNATPDSFSDGGSYDPVAHGLRLLDEGADILDIGGESTRPGGAGLVDGSEEQRRVLPVIEALTRAGAILSVDTYRASTARLAVEAGAEIVNDVSGLLWDTEMTAICRDLRCGVVLMHTRGRPQEWAALPPMQQIAATVVRELRERVASSGIEPERLVIDPGFGFGKRGAENFELLAGMSQMQELGLPVLAAASRKGFLGGDVHDREFATVAFHTACILAGAHVIRVHDVKAAVQSAKVADAALTW; encoded by the coding sequence ATGGGCTTTGCGAAGAGAAACCGGTTTGCGTGGCAGCTTCGCAGCCGCACGCTGACGCTGGGGGAGCGCACGCGGGTGATGGGCATTGTCAACGCCACGCCGGACTCCTTCAGCGACGGCGGCAGCTATGACCCGGTGGCGCACGGGCTGCGCCTGTTGGACGAAGGCGCGGACATCCTGGACATTGGCGGCGAATCCACGCGTCCCGGCGGAGCGGGCCTTGTGGACGGCAGCGAAGAACAGCGCCGTGTCCTTCCGGTGATTGAGGCGCTGACCAGGGCGGGCGCGATCCTCAGCGTGGACACTTACCGGGCCTCCACGGCAAGGCTTGCGGTGGAGGCAGGAGCGGAGATCGTCAACGATGTCTCCGGCCTGCTGTGGGACACGGAGATGACTGCCATCTGCCGCGATCTCCGTTGCGGCGTAGTTCTGATGCACACGCGCGGCAGGCCACAGGAGTGGGCTGCACTACCGCCCATGCAGCAGATCGCCGCGACCGTCGTACGGGAGCTACGGGAGCGCGTGGCCTCCAGCGGGATCGAGCCTGAGCGGCTGGTGATCGACCCCGGCTTCGGTTTCGGCAAACGCGGAGCGGAGAACTTCGAGCTGCTGGCAGGAATGTCGCAGATGCAGGAGCTTGGCCTGCCGGTACTGGCGGCTGCTTCGCGCAAGGGCTTCCTTGGCGGCGACGTCCATGACCGCGAGTTTGCGACCGTGGCTTTTCATACGGCCTGCATCCTGGCCGGCGCTCATGTTATCCGCGTGCATGATGTGAAAGCGGCAGTACAAAG